In one window of Enoplosus armatus isolate fEnoArm2 chromosome 7, fEnoArm2.hap1, whole genome shotgun sequence DNA:
- the ddx59 gene encoding probable ATP-dependent RNA helicase DDX59: MFMPRALKVKRPAQGSEQVLNKKSKVGQEERKDEGSSATPGQKEETCEDTKTQDETIQAGGDSPGLTESSVSEDRHKSASSDTEDEEEEEPVKSFKKSQRWPEPGEPVCVMCGRYGEYICDSTDNDVCSLECKANHLAKMGMGTGPDVFNRKDKTGDQRPQQPAVDTGGVGESEAGYSYREDRFISGLTDEQVQRIKQELGIETQGSNVRRPIIEFEHCGFPATLSGNLKKAGYEAPTPVQMQMVPVGLSGRDVIASADTGSGKTVAFLLPVVVRALEKPAHGVGSPVALILTPTRELAFQIERQAKELVMGLPNMRTALLVGGMPLPPQLHRLKSSIKVIIATPGRLLEILKQKAVQLDEVKVVVVDEVDTMLKMGFQQQVLEVLEQVPEEHQTLLASATIPTGTEELAARLVRDPVRIAIGEKNQPCANVRQILLWVEEPSKKKKLFEILNDSNLYQPPVVVFVDCKLGADLLCEAVAKVTDLNTVAIHSDKSQWERNRILRGLLDGDFEVVISTGVLGRGLDLVNVRLVVNFDMPNTMDEYVHQVGRAGRLGHRGTAITFLNNNNKRLFLEVVNRVKPTGSILPPQLLNSPHLHEQQRRERQKARQETDDVLVTKNNLLDIIRKHDRRKK; the protein is encoded by the exons atgtttatgcCAAGAGCCCTGAAAGTGAAGAGACCTGCTCAAGGCTCAGAACAAGTTTTGAATAAGAAAAGCAAAGTCggtcaggaggagagaaaagatgaaggtAGTTCAGCGACACCTGGTCAGAAGGAGGAGACATGTGAAGACACCAAAACACAGGATGAGACAATACAAGCAGGCGGAGACTCTCCAGGTTTGACAGAGAGCTCAGTGAGTGAAGACCGCCATAAGTCTGCCTCAAGTGATACagaggacgaggaagaggaggaaccTGTCAAATCATTCAAAAAGAGCCAGAGATGGCCGGAGCCAGGCGAGCCCGTCTGTGTGATGTGTGGTCGCTATGGGGAGTACATCTGTGACAGCACTGACAATGATGTTTGCAGTCTTGAGTGCAAAGCCAACCATTTGGCCAAAATGGGGATGGGGACTGGGCCCGATGTGTTTAACCGTAAGGATAAAACTGGAGACCAAAGGCCTCAACAGCCAGCAGTTGACACTGGTGGAGTGGGTGAAAGTGAGGCTGGCTATTCGTACAGGGAAGATCGGTTCATATCAGGCCTAACAGACGAGCAGGTGCAGCGGATTAAACAGGAGCTGGGCATTGAAACCCAGGGGAGCAATGTCAGGAGACCCATCATTGAGTTTGAACACTGTGGCTTCCCTGCCACACTGAGTGGCAACCTGAAGAAGGCCGGCTATGAGGCACCCACGCCGGTCCAGATGCAGATGGTGCCTGTTGGTCTCAGTGGCAGGGATGTGATTGCCAGTGCTGACACAGGCTCAGGGAAGACTGTAGCCTTCCTGCTACCAGTGGTAGTTAGGGCACTTGAG aaACCAGCTCATGGTGTGGGTAGCCCTGTTGCTCTCATCCTGACCCCCACCAGGGAGCTGGCCTTTCAGATAGAGAGACAGGCCAAGGAGCTGGTGATGGGCCTCCCCAACATGAGAACCGCACTGCTGGTGGGCGGCATGCCGCTTCCCCCACAACTCCACCGCCTCAAAAGCAGCATCAAA GTTATCATAGCCACCCCTGGGCGACTCCTTGAGATCTTGAAGCAGAAGGCAGTGCAGCTGGATGAAGTGAAGGTTGTGGTGGTTGATGAG GTCGACACTATGTTGAAGATGGGCTTCCAGCAGCAGGTGCTGGAGGTTTTGGAGCAAGTCCCAGAAGAACACCAGACTCTGCTGGCGTCGGCCACCATCCCAACGGGGACTGAGGAGCTGGCTGCCCGATTGGTTCGTGACCCCGTCCGTATTGCCATTGGAGAGAAGAACCAGCCCTGTGCCAACGTGAGGCAGATCCTGCTATGGGTAGAGGAACcctccaagaagaagaagctgtttgAGATTCTCAAT GACAGTAATCTGTACCAGCCTCCAGTGGTGGTGTTTGTAGACTGTAAACTGGGGGCTGATCTGCTGTGCGAAGCAGTCGCCAAGGTGACAGACCTCAACACTGTGGCAATCCACTCCGACAAGAGCCAGTGGGAACGCAACCGCATCCTCAGG GGTCTTCTGGATGGAGACTTTGAAGTGGTGATCAGTACAGGTGTGCTAGGCAGAGGACTGGACCTAGTCAACGTCAGATTGGTGGTTAACTTTGACATGCCAAACACAATGGATGAATATGTCCATCAG GTGGGCAGGGCAGGTCGGCTGGGACACAGAGGAACAGCCATCACctttctcaacaacaacaacaagcgaCTGTTCCTGGAGGTGGTGAACCGGGTCAAACCTACAGGGTCCATCCTGCCCCCTCAGCTCCTCAACTCACCCCACCTCcatgagcagcagaggagggaaagacagaaagccaGGCAGGAAACTGATGATGTGCTGGTCACCAAGAACAATCTATTAGACATCATAAGGAAACACGACCGTCGCAAAAAGTAG